The proteins below come from a single Candidatus Limnocylindrales bacterium genomic window:
- a CDS encoding glycosyltransferase family 39 protein, giving the protein MRKPVAIRTIYYNLKNRNSTFLLFLLAILTGIGMRFYGLSWGLPYHFHSDEHILAYFTEKLRTAESIQQLTHQEIRFFLYPPFLMYLLISLITLASFFHSFSLTDPRSLTLYYLLGRGIAASFGSITLIAVYLLGKQLYTQSVGILAAVFLAFSVLHVRDSHFYFPDVPFTFFLVLTVFFAARFIEKHRLKYYVLAGIFTGVGMATKQTALMVLPVILTAYLIERFQHLRSWAAYKKVLFSISFWGFVLFPIFLAGITFLLLNPFVLINFEKFQEMSHKTAQFVKGTNQPQWTFQFTDTTFLYWFTNLLYFGMGPLLEAVCMAGMIWAFVKRKIPDLLLLSFLLPYFYFIGGGYMKFIRYAIPLLPFLCLLGARFLLDLLKITRHHIERVAVKVVITLVIITSLLYSLAYLNIYRQEDVRIQASRWIHQHIPPGSTVLIDTSSSTPLLGSMFFYPEFYTSYIVDEAHLHFVKKDYFTIKVINLITDSRQALHSPGWWQHYLQERLEKVDFIIFSDECYEQYSHRQSSYPTLNQFYQDLFSGRLGYRLLKTFKTYPSLFGYTLKDDRAELTFRLFDHPKIMIFKRAELSEMTQGLLNRFDPETSFQALEVQKIL; this is encoded by the coding sequence ATGAGAAAGCCTGTGGCTATCCGGACAATTTATTATAATCTGAAGAACCGGAATAGTACGTTTCTACTTTTCCTCCTGGCTATTCTAACCGGGATAGGGATGCGATTTTACGGATTAAGCTGGGGATTACCTTATCATTTTCATAGTGATGAACATATCTTAGCCTACTTCACAGAAAAACTCAGAACTGCCGAATCTATCCAACAACTCACCCATCAAGAGATTCGGTTTTTTCTTTATCCTCCTTTTCTTATGTACCTGCTCATCAGCCTGATCACGTTGGCCTCTTTTTTTCATTCTTTTTCCCTTACAGATCCTCGTAGTTTAACCCTCTATTATCTCCTGGGACGAGGTATAGCAGCCAGTTTTGGTTCGATCACTTTGATTGCAGTTTATTTATTGGGAAAACAGTTATATACCCAATCCGTTGGAATATTAGCCGCCGTGTTTCTGGCTTTTTCCGTCTTACACGTCCGAGATTCTCATTTTTACTTCCCCGATGTACCTTTCACCTTCTTCTTAGTCTTAACCGTTTTCTTTGCAGCCCGGTTTATTGAAAAGCATAGGCTTAAATATTATGTATTGGCTGGAATCTTTACCGGAGTGGGGATGGCTACCAAGCAGACGGCCCTTATGGTACTTCCAGTGATCCTGACAGCTTATCTCATCGAGAGATTCCAACATCTACGCTCGTGGGCCGCTTATAAAAAAGTCCTTTTCTCTATTTCATTTTGGGGGTTCGTGTTATTCCCCATTTTCCTGGCGGGGATTACCTTTCTCTTACTAAATCCCTTTGTGCTTATTAATTTTGAGAAATTTCAGGAAATGTCCCATAAAACAGCCCAGTTTGTTAAGGGGACCAATCAACCTCAGTGGACTTTTCAGTTTACCGACACGACCTTTCTGTATTGGTTCACCAACCTCCTTTATTTTGGTATGGGCCCTTTATTAGAAGCTGTTTGCATGGCTGGAATGATCTGGGCCTTTGTGAAGCGAAAAATCCCAGACCTGTTGCTCTTGTCTTTTCTCCTTCCTTACTTTTATTTCATCGGCGGTGGTTACATGAAATTTATCCGATATGCCATTCCTTTACTTCCCTTCTTGTGTCTGCTCGGTGCACGCTTCCTGCTTGACCTCCTCAAAATAACCAGACACCACATTGAGCGTGTGGCCGTAAAGGTTGTTATAACCTTGGTCATTATTACTTCTTTGCTGTATTCCCTGGCTTATCTGAATATTTACCGCCAGGAAGATGTCAGAATTCAGGCCTCTCGCTGGATTCATCAGCATATTCCTCCTGGGTCTACGGTGCTCATTGACACATCTTCCTCCACCCCCCTGCTAGGTTCAATGTTCTTTTACCCGGAATTCTATACTTCCTATATCGTGGATGAAGCCCACCTTCACTTTGTGAAAAAGGACTACTTTACCATTAAGGTTATCAATCTCATTACGGACTCACGACAGGCTCTACATTCTCCCGGCTGGTGGCAACATTACTTACAGGAGCGTCTGGAGAAGGTTGATTTTATCATCTTCAGTGATGAGTGTTATGAGCAATATTCCCATCGGCAGAGCTCTTACCCTACGCTCAATCAGTTTTATCAAGACCTCTTTTCAGGTCGACTGGGATATCGACTCCTTAAAACCTTTAAAACCTATCCTTCCCTGTTCGGTTATACCTTAAAGGATGATCGAGCCGAATTAACCTTTCGCTTATTTGATCATCCTAAGATTATGATCTTTAAACGGGCAGAGTTAAGTGAGATGACGCAGGGGTTATTAAACCGATTTGATCCAGAGACTTCTTTCCAGGCTCTGGAGGTTCAGAAGATTCTATGA
- a CDS encoding WYL domain-containing transcriptional regulator has protein sequence MSHEKLKSRIQRCVGILTTIWSRKAVNRNVLAKRYHCSTRMISEDLALLREVGFPIKYEKGGYTLSLAELQIPPLPLSEEQILALFIGSQLMVLSPLEGHAGEAVNTLLSVFPEETRTYLRNLTDRICIAPGAGVGDAEIIFNLYRAVSECRSIRIKYQALSTRQEEIHDVDPYGIYIKDRASSYMVGYSYGAYQTLRRFKICRIQELEFRGLRFTYPKDFSIRREMAHGFWSGDREYQVLIRFAPSIVQLVKEREPAERIEMQPDGSAYVRKTVKNLKEVLWDILRYEADAEVLEPEELREMVKASIERMRRVYANDG, from the coding sequence ATGTCCCATGAAAAACTTAAAAGCCGGATCCAGCGGTGTGTAGGTATTCTCACCACGATCTGGTCAAGAAAAGCCGTAAACCGGAACGTTCTGGCAAAGAGATATCACTGTTCAACCCGCATGATTTCTGAAGATCTGGCCTTACTTCGGGAAGTGGGATTTCCGATCAAGTATGAAAAAGGGGGCTATACGCTGTCCCTTGCAGAGCTTCAGATTCCACCCCTTCCACTTAGTGAAGAACAAATACTGGCCCTGTTCATAGGTTCCCAACTGATGGTCCTGTCTCCCCTGGAAGGTCACGCCGGCGAAGCGGTCAATACGCTGTTATCGGTATTTCCAGAGGAAACGCGCACCTACCTGCGCAACCTGACCGATCGCATCTGTATAGCTCCCGGAGCCGGGGTTGGGGATGCGGAGATTATTTTCAACTTATACCGGGCGGTATCTGAATGCCGTTCTATTCGAATAAAGTACCAGGCTTTGTCCACGCGTCAGGAGGAGATCCACGACGTGGATCCCTACGGGATTTATATCAAAGACAGGGCCAGTTCTTACATGGTAGGGTATTCGTACGGAGCCTATCAAACCCTTCGTCGGTTTAAGATTTGTCGGATTCAGGAGTTGGAGTTTCGAGGCCTTCGCTTTACCTATCCCAAAGACTTTTCCATCCGCAGAGAGATGGCCCATGGGTTTTGGAGCGGTGACCGGGAGTATCAGGTATTAATCCGATTTGCTCCCTCTATTGTCCAATTAGTCAAAGAACGTGAACCGGCTGAGCGGATCGAAATGCAACCCGACGGGTCGGCGTATGTCCGTAAAACGGTCAAGAATCTGAAGGAGGTTTTATGGGATATTTTGAGGTACGAAGCCGATGCGGAAGTGCTGGAACCGGAGGAATTACGGGAGATGGTCAAGGCGAGCATTGAAAGGATGAGAAGGGTGTATGCGAACGATGGGTAA
- a CDS encoding response regulator — protein sequence MRVLVVDDNVDSAVTLGELLEFWGYEVIVVYDGYAALEAALIHQPKVAFIDIGLPGIDGYELARRLRQEPALQGMLLIAATGYGEEEDRRKSKEAGFNYHFTKPLNLSVIQQLLPGI from the coding sequence ATGCGTGTGCTTGTTGTAGATGATAATGTCGACTCGGCTGTAACATTGGGTGAATTATTAGAGTTCTGGGGATATGAGGTAATAGTCGTTTATGACGGGTATGCAGCCCTGGAAGCTGCTTTAATTCATCAACCGAAGGTGGCCTTTATTGATATCGGCTTGCCAGGCATAGACGGCTATGAACTGGCTCGAAGGCTTCGACAAGAACCCGCACTGCAAGGAATGTTGTTGATAGCGGCCACGGGGTATGGAGAAGAGGAAGACAGACGTAAATCTAAAGAAGCCGGATTTAATTATCACTTTACCAAGCCTTTAAATTTATCTGTGATCCAGCAACTCTTACCAGGGATTTGA
- a CDS encoding mandelate racemase/muconate lactonizing enzyme family protein, translated as MKITDLKTYVVANPPPYHGGPYFIFLKLTTNDQIEGFGEVYGVPFRPDKVTQLIEDVVERYVIGWDPFKIERLWRIIYSSGYAQHPDLTLVGILSGIEIACWDIIGKALNQPIYNLLGGRVHEKLRSYTYLYPAPDDTASKSETSDALAIADIFGDPELAPKRAAQYVKQGFTALKFDPVMPMSAFDPRQLSLEALDNAELVTKNIREAVGSKCDLLIGTHGQMTTSSAIRLARRLEPYDPLWFEEPVPPENKKEMGRVAQFTRIPVACGERLVTKYEFAELLEKQAAAILQPALARVGGILEAKKIAGMAEAHYAQIAPHLYCGPIEAAANIQLATCSPNFLIQESIETFGGFYAELLKEPIKWEDGYIIPPDKPGLGVELNEAVVASHPYTGTLFPEMVDRPV; from the coding sequence ATGAAAATAACCGATCTTAAGACCTATGTGGTGGCGAATCCACCCCCCTATCATGGAGGGCCTTATTTTATTTTCTTGAAACTGACTACGAACGACCAGATCGAAGGTTTCGGGGAAGTTTATGGGGTACCGTTTCGTCCTGACAAGGTCACTCAGCTTATTGAAGATGTAGTCGAGCGGTATGTGATAGGTTGGGATCCGTTCAAGATAGAACGGCTATGGCGGATTATTTACTCCAGTGGGTACGCCCAACATCCGGATTTGACCCTGGTAGGGATACTGAGTGGTATTGAGATTGCCTGCTGGGATATTATCGGTAAGGCGCTGAATCAGCCTATTTATAATCTCCTGGGCGGCCGGGTCCATGAAAAGCTTCGTTCTTACACCTATCTTTATCCAGCTCCGGATGATACGGCCTCGAAGAGTGAAACCTCAGATGCTCTGGCGATAGCCGATATTTTCGGTGACCCTGAGCTTGCTCCAAAGAGGGCGGCTCAATATGTTAAGCAAGGCTTTACGGCTTTGAAATTCGATCCGGTTATGCCCATGTCTGCCTTTGATCCCAGACAGCTTTCCTTAGAAGCCCTGGATAATGCCGAACTGGTTACTAAGAACATACGGGAGGCGGTGGGCAGCAAGTGTGATTTACTGATCGGGACCCATGGTCAGATGACCACATCAAGTGCCATCCGTCTGGCCAGGCGGTTGGAACCCTATGACCCCCTATGGTTTGAGGAGCCAGTACCACCGGAGAATAAGAAGGAGATGGGCCGTGTTGCTCAATTTACCCGTATTCCGGTTGCTTGCGGTGAACGTCTGGTCACTAAGTATGAATTTGCCGAACTGCTTGAGAAGCAGGCAGCAGCCATCCTTCAGCCCGCCCTTGCACGGGTTGGAGGGATCTTAGAAGCCAAGAAGATTGCCGGTATGGCCGAGGCTCACTATGCTCAGATAGCCCCGCATCTTTACTGTGGGCCCATAGAAGCAGCCGCCAATATCCAACTGGCTACCTGCAGTCCCAATTTCTTAATCCAGGAAAGTATCGAGACCTTTGGCGGTTTCTATGCCGAGCTCCTCAAGGAACCCATTAAATGGGAGGATGGTTATATTATCCCCCCCGACAAACCGGGTCTGGGAGTTGAATTGAATGAGGCTGTAGTGGCCAGTCACCCCTATACCGGAACCCTCTTCCCGGAAATGGTGGACAGACCTGTCTAG